The window CGGAGCCGTTGGAGGCCAGCTCGCTGGTGGCGCAGGAGAGCCCGGCCGCGCCGAGGTCCTGGATGCCGACGACCAGCTTCTCGGCGAACGCCTCCAGGGTGCACTCGATGAGGAGCTTCTCCTGGAAGGGGTCGCCGACCTGGACGGCGGGGCGCTTGCTGGGCTTCGCGTCGTCGAAGGTCTCGGAGGCCAGGATGGAGGCGCCGCCGATGCCGTCGCCGCCGGTACGGGCGCCGTAGAGGATGACCTTGTTGCCGGTGCCGGAGGCCTTGGCGAGGTGGATGTCCTCGTGCCGCATGACGCCGATGGCGCCGGCGTTGACCAGCGGGTTGCCCTGGTAGCAGGCGTCGAAGACGACCTCGCCGCCGATGTTGGGCAGGCCCAGGCAGTTGCCGTAGCCGCCGATGCCGGCGACGACGCCGGGCAGCACGCGCCGGGTGTCGGGGTGGTCGGCGGCGCCGAAGCGCAGCGGGTCGACCACCGCGACCGGGCGGGCGCCCATCGCGATGATGTCGCGGACGATGCCGCCGACGCCGGTGGCCGCGCCCTGGTAGGGCTCGACGTAGGAGGGGTGGTTGTGCGACTCGACCTTGAAGGTGACCGCGTAGCCCTGACCGACGTCGACGACACCGGCGTTCTCACCGATGCCGACGAGCATGGCGTCGGAGTGCGGGGCCTTCTCGCCGAACTGGCGCAGGTGCACCTTGGACGACTTGTACGAGCAGTGCTCGGACCACATCACCGAGTACATGGCGAGTTCGGCGCCGGTGGGACGGCGGCCGAGGATCTCGCGGACCCGGGCGTACTCGTCCTCCTTGAGGCCCAGCTCCGCCCAGGGCTGCTCGGTGTCCGGGGTGTCGGTCGCGTGCTTGACCGTGTCCAGGCTCATGCGCTGACCAGCTTCTTGATGATCGAGGTGAAGAAGGGCAGGCCGTCGGTGCGGCCGGAGCCGACCAGCGGCTCGACGGCGTGCTCCGGGTGCGGCATGAGGCCGACGACGTTCCCGGCCTCGTTGGTGATGCCGGCGATGTCGCGGAGCGAGCCGTTCGGGTTGACGTCGAGGTAGCGGAAGGCGACCCGGCCCTCGGCCTCCAGCATGTCGAGCGTGCGGGAGTCGGCGACGTACCGCCCGTCCATGTTCTTCAGCGGGATGTGGATCTCCTGCCCCGCGACGTAGTCGCCGGTCCAGGCGGTGGCGGTGTTCTCCACGCGCAGCTTCTGGTCGCGGCAGACGAAGTGCAGGTGGTCGTTGCCGAGCATGGCGCCGGGCAGCAGGTGGGCCTCGGTGAGGACCTGGAAGCCGTTGCAGATGCCGAGCACCGGCAGGCCCTCGCGGGCGCCGTCGATGACCTTCTCCATCAGCGGCGAGAAGCGGGAGATGGCGCCGGCCCGCAGGTAGTCGCCGTAGGAGAAGCCGCCGGGCAGCACCACGGCGTCGACCTGCCGGAGGTCCTTGTCCTTGTGCCAGAGCGGCACCGCCTCCGCGCCCGCGAGGCGGATCGCCCGCTGGGTGTCGCGGTCGTCGAGGCTGCCGGGGAAGGTGACGACGCCGACCCGGGTGTTCGAGCGGGCGGCCGGGGTGGGTCCCGCGGTCACTTCTCCTCCTCCACCTTCACGGTGAAGTTCTCGATCACGGTGTTGGCGAGGAAGGTCTCCGCCAGTTCGTTGATACGGGCGAGAGCGGCGTCGTCCACCGGCCCGTCCACTTCGAGTTCGAAACGCTTTCCCTGACGTACGTCGGAGATTCCCTGGAACCCGAGACGCGGCAGTGCACGCTGCACCGCCTGTCCCTGGGGGTCGAGGATCTCCGGCTTGAGCATGACGTCGACTACGACGCGTGCCACTGGCACTCCCGGTGTGTGGTGCTGGTGCTGAGCAGGTCCGTTCAGCGTACCCGGCCAAAATTTCTACGCGCGTAGCGAGAGTGACGGGCATCACGTTCAGGTATCGGAAGTGATGCGCTCGCGAAAAGTTCAGGGAAAATCGCACAGCGGGGATTCCGCTTCATCATGAGGGAACAATGAGAAGGTCTTCCCCAGAGATTGTCCGCCGCTGTACAAAGGAATGGCCGCGATAATGCGGCATTCCAGGGAAACAGCCGAACCACCGGCATCACCGCACGTCCCGGCCGCGTCCCGGCAGGTCGGCGCCCGGTCACCCGACCAGGGCCCCGCCCCTCAGGCCGCGGCGCACCGGAGTGGGGGTGCCCATGAAGGGACCGATATTCATGGCCCAGCGAGTCGTGGTCACCCTCTTCGACGACATCGACGGCGGTGAAGCCTCGGAAACGGTCGCCTTCGGGCTGGACGGCACGTCGTACGAGATCGACCTGAACCGAGCCAATGCGGAAAAGCTCCGCGAAACGCTGGAGCCGTACCTCAGGGCCGGCCGCAAGCGGTCCGCCTCGGGCCGCACCTACCGGCGGACCTCCGTCGCCGCCGACCCCGCCGCGGTGCGCGCCTGGGCGCGTTCGCACCGGATGGACGTGCCGCCGCGCGGCCGCATCCCGAAGCGGGTCTACGAGGCGTTCGAACAGGCCAACTGAGGCGGCCGCGGCCCGGCCGGGCGGCCGGGGGCCGCGGGCCAGGAGGGGGCGCGGGCAGCCGACTTGCGCAACACCCCTGGTGATCAGCTAAAGTCTGGAGCACGCCGAGGGGCGAGGCCGAAAGGCCGGAACCCCCAGGTAGTGCGGGTGTAGTTCAGTAGTAGAACACCCTCTTTCCAAGAGGGAGGCGCAGTGTGCAATTCCTGTCACCCGCTCTTCAGCACCGCCTGATCCTCCGGGAGTCCTCGGACCACTCGGAAGTTCGGGTAGAGTGAGGGAAGCGCCGATCGGTGAGAGCCGGTCGGATGCGATGCGGACGTAGCTCAGTTGGTAGAGCGCAACCTTGCCAAGGTTGAGGTCGCCAGTTCGAACCTGGTCGTCCGCTCCGTTGAAAGGCCCCAGTCGATGACTGGGGCCTTTCGCTGTGCGTGGCGTCGCCTCGACGCCGACCGGGCGCGGGGCCGGGCTGACATTTGTCATGGCGACCGATGACAGCGCGCACTGCCGTCGGCACGGGGCGGCGGGGAGGGTTGAGGCATGAAGACCGAAGACCACGTGATCGATGTGACCGATCTGCGGCGGGTGTACGGGGGCGGTTTCGAAGCGGTACGCGGCGTCTCCCTCAGCGTCGGCCGCGGGGAGCTGTTCGCCCTGCTCGGCACCAACGGCGCGGGCAAGACCTCGACCCTGGAGATCCTCGAGGGGCTGGCCCGCCCCGCGGCGGGCCGGGTGCGCGTCCTGGGGCACGACCCGTACGCCGAGCGTGACGCGGTGCGGCCGCGGATCGGCGTCATGCTCCAGGACGGCGGGTTCCCCTCCGAACTGACCGTCCGCGAGACCCTGCGGATGTGGGCCGGCTGCACCAGCGGCGCCCGCCCGGTCGGGGAGGCGCTGGAGATGGTCGGCCTCGGCAAGCGGGCCGACGTACGCGTCAAGGTGCTGTCCGGCGGTGAGAAGCGGCGCCTGGACCTGGCGCTGGCGCTGCTCGGTCGCCCCGAGGTGCTGTTCCTGGACGAGCCGACGACCGGGCTGGACGCCGAGGGGCGCCAGGACACCTGGGCACTCGTCCGCGAGCTGCGGGCGCAGGGCACCACGGTGCTGCTGACCACGCACTACCTGGAGGAGGCCGAGGCGCTCGCCGACCGGCTGGCCATCCTCCACGAGGGCCGCATCGCCAGCGAGGGCACCGTCGAGGAGGTGGTGAGCGCGCAGCCGTCGCGGATCACCTTCGATCTGCCCGACGGCTGGTTCCCCGGCGACCTGCCGCCGCTGGACCAGCTCGGCGTCACGGGCCACTCCCACGACGGCCGCACCGTGCGGCTGATGACGCAGAACCTCCAGCAGGCCGCCACCGCCCTGCTGGTCTGGGCGCGGGACGCGGGCGTCGCCCTCGGCTCGCTGGACGTCCGGGCCGCCTCTCTGGAGGAGGCGTTCCTGGACATCGCCCGCGAGGCCGACGGCCGGGGCGAGCCCTCGACGGCTCCCGCCGTATCCCTCGACACCCGGAAGGAGACGGCCGCATGAGCGCCGCCACCACCTCCCCCGCTCCCGCCGGGCAGCCGGAGCGTACGCGTCCACTGGGACGGCTCGCCGCCCTGGCCCGCGCCGAGCTGGCGCTGCTGGTCCGCAGCAAGGGCGTGATGTTCGCGGCGCTGGTCGTGCCGTTCGCGCTGCCGCTCAGCGTCGCCCAGACCGTGGACGAGGAGACGCTGAAGAACGCCGGGCTCACCCTCGGGCTGGTGCTGCTGCCCGGGGCCATCGGCTTCTCCCTGCTCTTCGCCGTGTACAGCTCGCTGGTCGCCATCTACGCGACCCGCCGCGAGGAGCTGGTCCTCAAGCGGCTGCGCACCGGTGAGCTGCGGGACAACGAGATCCTCGCCGGCACCGCGCTGCCCTCGGTCGTCATCGGGCTGGTCCAGTCGGCCGTACTGGTCGCCGCCTGCACCGTGCTGCTCGACATCGGCGCGCCCGAGGCGCCGCACCTGGCCCTCCTCGGCATCCTGCTCGGTCTCGTGCTGATGGTGGTGCTCGCCGCGCTGACCAGCGCCGTGAGCCGTACCGCCGAGTCCGCTCAGGTCATGGCGATGCCGGTGCTGCTGGTGTTGATGCTCGGCTCCGGCATGGTGGTGCCGCTGGAGGTCTTCCCCGACTCCCTCGCCTCCTTCTGCGAGCGGCTGCCGCTGACCGGCACGATGACACTGCTCCGGGGCGGCTGGACCGGCGAGCTGTCGGGCGGCGACGTCCTCACGGCCGCCGTGACGTCGCTGGCCTGGATCGCGCTGAGCCTGTTTGCTGTACGCCGGTGGTTCCGCTGGGAGCCCCGCCGCTGACAGGGACCGGCAGCACCGCTGCCCGGCACGGAGGGACGCGTCACCATGGCCGGGACCGAGGACGAGGGCTCGTACGGCGCCACCGCCCAGGCCGCGATCAGGCGGCCCCGGTCGTGGTGGGGCCGGAAGGGCACCGCCGCCAAGGTCGAGGCGTACACCCGGATCTCCTTCCAGTTCTTCCCGGTGATCCAGTTGCTGACGGCCCTCTTCTCTCTCGCCCCCGTACCGGCCCGCTCCGCGCTGCCGGTGGCGGGGGCGGTGCTGGTGCACACCGTCGCCGGGTTCCGGCTGACCGGGCAGGCGCTCGACTGGGCCGCCGGGCGCCGGGCGCAGCCCCGGCGGCTGCTGGGCGCGTACGCGACGTGGAGCTTCGTCGGCGCCGCCCTCTCCGCACTCGTCCTCGTCAAGCTGCCGTCCGAACCTCCGGACACGTACTACACGGCTTGCGCGGGCACCTTCGTCCTCTTCCTCGCCTTCGGCTGCGGCCTCTGCGTCCTGGTGCTGCCGAGGAACCGGCAGAGCCTGGTGGCGGTGCTGGTGGCCACCTTCGGCGGCTGGGCGCTGGGCTCGCTCCTGCTGCCCGCGCCCGCCGCGGCGGCCCTCGCCCTCTCCACCCTGTTCAGCTCCGGCGGCCTCACCCTCGCCTCCCGCTTCTCCGTCTGGCTCCTGCACGCCGTCTACGAACTCGACGAGGCCCGTCACACCCGGGCGCGTCTGGCCGTGGCCGAGGAGCGGCTGCGGTTCGGGCGGGACCTGCACGACGTGCTGGGCCGCAACCTCTCCGTCATCGCGCTCAAGAGCGAGCTGGCGGTCCAGCTCGCCCGGCGTGAACGGCCGGAGGCGGTCGAGCAGATGGCGGAGGTGCAGCGGATCGCCCAGGAGTCGCAGCGCGAGGTCCGCGAGGTGGTCCGGGGGTACCGGGAGGCCGATCTGTTCACCGAACTCCTCGGCGCGCAGGGCGTCCTGAGCGCCGCCGGGATCACCTGCACGGTGACCGGTACGCCGACCGGGCTGCCCCGCCGGGTCCAGGCGGCGCTGGCCTGGGTGGTCCGGGAGGCCGTCACCAACGTGCTGCGGCACGGCAACGCCGCGCACTGCCGCATCGCGCTGACCGTCCCTCCGGAGAACCGTCCCGGGGACCGGCCGGCCGTCGCCGAACTGACCGTCGAGAACGACGGCGTACCGTCGCCCTCGGCCTCCCCCGACGGCGCCACCGGCGGCCACGGCCTGGCCGGGCTGCGGGAGAGGCTCGCCGCCGAGCGGGGGACGCTGGAGGCCGGGCCCGCCGGCGCCAGCGCGTTCCGCGTGGTGGCGCGGGTACCCGTACCGGCCCAGGACGCGCCGGGGCCGGCCGGTGTGCCGCGCCCCGCGGAGCCGGGCCGCCAGGAGCAGGAGTAGGAAGAGGCCATGCCGGACCACACCCCCGAGTTGCCCGCCGCCGCGCCCGCCGCCCCCGGCGAGGCGCCCGTCCGCGTCCTGCTCGCCGACGACGAGCACCTGATCCGGGGCGCGCTGGCCGCGCTGCTGGCGCTGGAGGAGGACCTGGTGGTGGTCGCCGAGGCGGCGACCGGTCCGGAGGCGCTGGCGATGGCCCGCGCCCACCGTCCCGACGTGGCCGTCCTCGATCTTCAGATGCCCGGCGCGGACGGTGTGGCGGTGGCCACGTCGCTGCGGGAGGAGCTGCCCGGCTGCCGTGTCATGATCGTCACCGGCCACGGCCGGCCCGGCAACCTCAAGCAGGCGCTGGCCGCCGGGGTGCGGGGCTTCGTCCCGAAGACGGTGAGCGCACAGCGGCTGGCCGAACTGGTCCGCTCGGTCCACGCCGGGAACCGCTACGTCGACCCGGAGTTGGCCGCCGACGCCATCGCGGCCGGTGACTCGCCGCTGACCGCCCGCGAGGCCGAGGTGCTGGAGCTGGCGGCGGACGGGGCGCCCGTGGCGGAGATCGCGGCGCGCGCCGCCCTCTCCCCCGGCACCGTCCGCAACTACCTCTCCTCGGCCGTCACCAAGCTCGGTGCCGAGAACCGGCACGCGGCGGTCCGTCTCGCGCGCGAGCGCGGTTGGGTATAGTGGTGCTCGCGCCACGGCGCAGCAGGCGAACGTAGCTCAGTTGGTAGAGCGCAACCTTGCCAAGGTTGAGGTCGCGAGTTCGAACCTCGTCGTTCGCTCCACGGAGGAAGCCCCGGTCCATCGGACCGGGGCTTCCTCGTTTCGCGCGCCGGTGCCCGGCGGGCCGGCCCGCCCGCGCCCCTGGTGCCGGGGCGCGGCGGGCCGGCCTCGTCCCGTCAGCCCCAGCTGACGCCGGTCAGCCGCTCGTACGCCTCCACGTACTTGGCGCGGGTGCGGTCCACGACCTCCTCGGGCAGGGCCGGCGGCGGCTGCTCCGAGCGGCGGTCCCAGCCGGACTCGGCGGAGGTCAGCCAGTCACGGACGAACTGCTTGTCGAAGGAGGGCTGGGGGCGGCCCGGCTCCCACTGGTCGGCGGGCCAGTACCGCGAGGAGTCCGGGGTGAGGACCTCGTCGGCGAGGACCAGGGCGCCCTCGGCGTCGTGGCCGAACTCGAACTTGGTGTCGGCGAGGATCAGCCCCCGCTCGCGGGCCACCTCCAGCGCCCGGCCGTACACCGCGAGGGTGGTCTGGCGCAGCTCGGCGGCGGTCTCGGGGCCGACCAGCCGGGCGACCTCCTCGTAGGAGACGTTCTCGTCGTGGTCTCCGACGGCCGCCTTGGTGGCGGGGGTGAAGATCGCCCCGGGCAGCTCCGAGCCGTCGACGAGGCCGGGCGGGAGGGCGAGGCCGCAGACGGTCTGGCTCTCCTCGTACTCGACCAGGCCGGAGCCGGTCAGATAGCCGCGCGCGACGCACTCGACGGGCGCCATCTCCAGCGACTTGCACACCAGCGTGCGCCCCTGCCAGTCGGCGGGCGCGCCCTCGGGGAGAGTGGTGGACAGGACGTGGTGGGGAACCAGGTCGGCGAGCTGCTCGAACCACCACAGGGAGAGCTGGGTGAGGACCCGCCCCTTGTCGGGGATCTCGGTCGGCAGTACCCAGTCGTACGCCGAGATGCGGTCGCTGGCGACCATGACGAGGTCGCCGGCCGTGTTCTGGTAGAGGTCGCGCACCTTGCCGGTGTGCAGATGCACCAGGCCCGGTACTTCGACGGGCTCGGGCTTTTCGACGAATCCGGACACGGTTCCTCCCCGTGGTTCTGGCCAATGCCCCCGATTCTTCCGTATCGGCCGAGGTCCGGCCCGGTCAGGGTGGCGGCCGGGGAAACGGCGCGGCCCGGGGCGGGCGCGGACGCGGGTCAGTCGCGTTTGCAGATGCGGTCGAGGAGGTTGGCCGTGGCGCGCTGGATCCGTTCGTCGACGTGGCCGGGGCGGTCCAGCGCCGGGGACCAGGCGAAGGTGCCGGAGGCGAAGACGAGGGCGCCGCTCGGGGCACGGTAGAGGGAGGTCTCCTGGTGGCGCTTGGCGCCCTCGTGGTCGCGGTAGGGCGAGTGGGCCAGCAGGATGCGGCTGTCGTGCTCCGGCAGCCGGGTGCGCGGGAAGTACCGGTCGGCCTCGCCCGCGACCAGGCCGGGCAGTTCGTCGCCCTCGTGGGCGCCGGTCGCCTCCCAGAGCCAGTGCGAGGCGTTGCGGACGACCATCGGATGCGGTTCGGGGACCCGGCCCGCGTACTGGATGCCGAGGAGTTGCTGCTCGGGGCGCTCCACCTCGCGCCAGAGCGCGGGGCGGCCCGGGCCGCGTCGCTTGCGGCAGGTCAGCATCCGGTCCGGGACGCCGGAGGCCGAGGGCGACAACTCGACCTTCCAGTACATGGTGTTGGCGGAGAGGAAGACCAGTGAGGTGCCGTGGTCCCGGGCCAGCTCCACGGTGTTGCGCATCGGCACCGACCAGTACTCGTCGTGGCCCGGGAAGACCAGGCCCCGGTAGCGGGTCGGGTCGATGCGGCCGGAGTGCAGGTCGCGGGTGTCGGCGTAGGCGAGGTCGTAGCCGTACCGCTCGGCCCAGCGGACGAAGTCGTAGGCGTGGCCGACGTGCAGGGGCAGGCCGGCGCCCGCGTACGGCCGGTCGAAGGAGAGGGTGACGGCGGCGTCCTCCTCGCCGAGCAGCTTCCCCGACTCGTCCCACGCGTGGTACAGGCTGGCGCCCGTCCGCCCGTCCTCCGGGTAGAGGTTGTACGCCTGCCAGGTCACGTCGGGCAGCACCAGCAGCAGGTCCGCGGGGTGGCCGTCGCGGACGGTGAACGGCACGTGCGAGCGGTACCGGCCGTCCGCCGTGGTCAGCACGGCGACGTACGCCCCGATGCTCCACAGGCTGGGGACCTGGAGCCGCCAGGAGAGCCACCAGTGGTGGCAGGAGACCGTGCGGTCGGCGGTGAGCGGCGGCGGCTGCACGATGCCCGACAGGCGCGGGCTGGTGGTGATCTTGGAGGCGCCGTCGCCGCCGTAGTGGCCGATGCGGTAGACGTCCACGAAGAACTGCTGGGGCGGGTTGACCGTGATGTGGAAGTCGATCGACTCCCCCGGGGCGACGGCTCCCGCCGAGGCGTACCCCTTGATCTGCTGGTCCACGTCGTCGGCCGTACGCGGTCCGCCGCCCGCTCTCGGCGGCGGGATGCGGGGGCCGGAGGCGCCGGGCGCGGGTGCGTGCTCGACGTACCAGGGGACCACCTGACCGGTGTCGTCGAAGTAGTTCTCACTGCCACGCAGCCAGGGGACCGGACCCTGGCCGAAAGGGTCCGACACGGCGTGCGCGTACGCACCCGATTCCCACCGGCGGATGTGCCCCGACCCCATGCGGCTCCCCTCCCTCGCTCACCGGAGTCCGCGCTGCCGCGTCCACTCCGCATCCGGCGACCGCGCCCAGCACATCACATAACGCACGCGCTCCGTCACCGTTCGTCTCCAATTGACGGGAACGGAGCGCATCGCTCCCGTTGGTCGCGTCGTTTCGGTCCGGCTATGGGGCTACTTGCCCGGGTGCGGGCGTGGTGCCGCAGGGACGTTCCGCCTGCGGTGCCGGGGGTGATCCGGGATCTCCCGGCGCCCTGGCGCCCCCGCCGGGCAGTCGGGTGACGCAGGGCCGGGTTTCGGACAATCCCTGCCCCGCTCTTGACTGGGCTCTGCCTTCGGCAAGGGGTTCGCCTACGGCCAGACCTGGGGTGTGGCCGGGCCCCGCCTTGTCCGCACCGGCCCAGGACGGCCCGAACGCCGGCCGGGCTGCGGTCGGGCCCGGGCCCCCGAGCCTCCGGATGTCGACCGGGCCCAGCCGAAACCCCAGCCCGGCCGGCGCTCAAGGCCCTCAGC is drawn from Streptomyces diastaticus subsp. diastaticus and contains these coding sequences:
- a CDS encoding response regulator transcription factor: MPDHTPELPAAAPAAPGEAPVRVLLADDEHLIRGALAALLALEEDLVVVAEAATGPEALAMARAHRPDVAVLDLQMPGADGVAVATSLREELPGCRVMIVTGHGRPGNLKQALAAGVRGFVPKTVSAQRLAELVRSVHAGNRYVDPELAADAIAAGDSPLTAREAEVLELAADGAPVAEIAARAALSPGTVRNYLSSAVTKLGAENRHAAVRLARERGWV
- a CDS encoding sensor histidine kinase; translated protein: MAGTEDEGSYGATAQAAIRRPRSWWGRKGTAAKVEAYTRISFQFFPVIQLLTALFSLAPVPARSALPVAGAVLVHTVAGFRLTGQALDWAAGRRAQPRRLLGAYATWSFVGAALSALVLVKLPSEPPDTYYTACAGTFVLFLAFGCGLCVLVLPRNRQSLVAVLVATFGGWALGSLLLPAPAAAALALSTLFSSGGLTLASRFSVWLLHAVYELDEARHTRARLAVAEERLRFGRDLHDVLGRNLSVIALKSELAVQLARRERPEAVEQMAEVQRIAQESQREVREVVRGYREADLFTELLGAQGVLSAAGITCTVTGTPTGLPRRVQAALAWVVREAVTNVLRHGNAAHCRIALTVPPENRPGDRPAVAELTVENDGVPSPSASPDGATGGHGLAGLRERLAAERGTLEAGPAGASAFRVVARVPVPAQDAPGPAGVPRPAEPGRQEQE
- the purQ gene encoding phosphoribosylformylglycinamidine synthase subunit PurQ, whose translation is MTAGPTPAARSNTRVGVVTFPGSLDDRDTQRAIRLAGAEAVPLWHKDKDLRQVDAVVLPGGFSYGDYLRAGAISRFSPLMEKVIDGAREGLPVLGICNGFQVLTEAHLLPGAMLGNDHLHFVCRDQKLRVENTATAWTGDYVAGQEIHIPLKNMDGRYVADSRTLDMLEAEGRVAFRYLDVNPNGSLRDIAGITNEAGNVVGLMPHPEHAVEPLVGSGRTDGLPFFTSIIKKLVSA
- a CDS encoding ABC transporter permease, which gives rise to MSAATTSPAPAGQPERTRPLGRLAALARAELALLVRSKGVMFAALVVPFALPLSVAQTVDEETLKNAGLTLGLVLLPGAIGFSLLFAVYSSLVAIYATRREELVLKRLRTGELRDNEILAGTALPSVVIGLVQSAVLVAACTVLLDIGAPEAPHLALLGILLGLVLMVVLAALTSAVSRTAESAQVMAMPVLLVLMLGSGMVVPLEVFPDSLASFCERLPLTGTMTLLRGGWTGELSGGDVLTAAVTSLAWIALSLFAVRRWFRWEPRR
- a CDS encoding ABC transporter ATP-binding protein yields the protein MKTEDHVIDVTDLRRVYGGGFEAVRGVSLSVGRGELFALLGTNGAGKTSTLEILEGLARPAAGRVRVLGHDPYAERDAVRPRIGVMLQDGGFPSELTVRETLRMWAGCTSGARPVGEALEMVGLGKRADVRVKVLSGGEKRRLDLALALLGRPEVLFLDEPTTGLDAEGRQDTWALVRELRAQGTTVLLTTHYLEEAEALADRLAILHEGRIASEGTVEEVVSAQPSRITFDLPDGWFPGDLPPLDQLGVTGHSHDGRTVRLMTQNLQQAATALLVWARDAGVALGSLDVRAASLEEAFLDIAREADGRGEPSTAPAVSLDTRKETAA
- a CDS encoding N,N-dimethylformamidase beta subunit family domain-containing protein, producing the protein MGSGHIRRWESGAYAHAVSDPFGQGPVPWLRGSENYFDDTGQVVPWYVEHAPAPGASGPRIPPPRAGGGPRTADDVDQQIKGYASAGAVAPGESIDFHITVNPPQQFFVDVYRIGHYGGDGASKITTSPRLSGIVQPPPLTADRTVSCHHWWLSWRLQVPSLWSIGAYVAVLTTADGRYRSHVPFTVRDGHPADLLLVLPDVTWQAYNLYPEDGRTGASLYHAWDESGKLLGEEDAAVTLSFDRPYAGAGLPLHVGHAYDFVRWAERYGYDLAYADTRDLHSGRIDPTRYRGLVFPGHDEYWSVPMRNTVELARDHGTSLVFLSANTMYWKVELSPSASGVPDRMLTCRKRRGPGRPALWREVERPEQQLLGIQYAGRVPEPHPMVVRNASHWLWEATGAHEGDELPGLVAGEADRYFPRTRLPEHDSRILLAHSPYRDHEGAKRHQETSLYRAPSGALVFASGTFAWSPALDRPGHVDERIQRATANLLDRICKRD
- a CDS encoding phosphoribosylaminoimidazolesuccinocarboxamide synthase, with the protein product MSGFVEKPEPVEVPGLVHLHTGKVRDLYQNTAGDLVMVASDRISAYDWVLPTEIPDKGRVLTQLSLWWFEQLADLVPHHVLSTTLPEGAPADWQGRTLVCKSLEMAPVECVARGYLTGSGLVEYEESQTVCGLALPPGLVDGSELPGAIFTPATKAAVGDHDENVSYEEVARLVGPETAAELRQTTLAVYGRALEVARERGLILADTKFEFGHDAEGALVLADEVLTPDSSRYWPADQWEPGRPQPSFDKQFVRDWLTSAESGWDRRSEQPPPALPEEVVDRTRAKYVEAYERLTGVSWG
- the purS gene encoding phosphoribosylformylglycinamidine synthase subunit PurS, which gives rise to MARVVVDVMLKPEILDPQGQAVQRALPRLGFQGISDVRQGKRFELEVDGPVDDAALARINELAETFLANTVIENFTVKVEEEK
- a CDS encoding histone-like nucleoid-structuring protein Lsr2; its protein translation is MAQRVVVTLFDDIDGGEASETVAFGLDGTSYEIDLNRANAEKLRETLEPYLRAGRKRSASGRTYRRTSVAADPAAVRAWARSHRMDVPPRGRIPKRVYEAFEQAN